A window of the Streptomyces formicae genome harbors these coding sequences:
- a CDS encoding APC family permease: MFNVTALLKRLVIGRALRSEELGETLLPKRLALPIFASDPLSSVAYATQEILLVLTLGGLAYLHFTPWIATAVVVLMTVVVLSYRQVVHAYPSGGGSYEVASTNLGPSAGLVVASALLVDYVMTVAVSVASGVDNIISAFPSLADYRVLMALLFVGLLTAMNLRGVRESGRAFATPTYLFVAGMLIMCATGLLRYLLGDPPVADTAAYGIAPVPADADLVGLALLLLVLRAFSSGCTALTGVEAISNGVPAFRKPKSNNAATTMAAMGIIAVTMFVGVTTLAIVAKVHIAADACQLTGLPDCEDYTQRTVIAQLAAAVFGGEHSFGFYYVQAATALVLILAANTAFNGFPLLASILAQHRYLPRQLHNRGDRLAFSNGILALAVVAGLLLWAYKANVTSLIHLYILGVFTSFTLSQTGMVLHWNRELRTERDPAVRRRHHTARVINATGAVITCLVLIIVLLTKFTQGAWLAVLAAVVLWVMMRAIRRHYDATSAELAVTDPRSELAPPSRVLGIVLVSTLHKPTLRALAYARALRPDRLEALTVAVDRDRAAALQRQWDEYRIDVPLKVLDSPYREITSSVLAYVRSVRRESPRDVIAVFIPEYVVGHWWENLLHNQSALWLKSRLLFTPGVMVTSVPWQLSSSVHADHPAPRAPGAVRRGEPLPRQKS; the protein is encoded by the coding sequence GTGTTCAACGTCACGGCGCTCCTGAAACGGCTGGTCATCGGGCGCGCGCTGCGCAGCGAGGAGCTGGGCGAGACCCTGCTGCCCAAGCGGCTGGCGCTGCCCATCTTCGCCTCGGACCCGCTCTCCTCGGTCGCGTACGCGACCCAGGAGATCCTGCTGGTGCTCACGCTCGGCGGGCTGGCCTATCTGCACTTCACGCCCTGGATCGCGACCGCGGTCGTGGTCCTCATGACCGTGGTCGTGCTCTCGTACCGGCAGGTCGTGCACGCCTATCCGAGCGGCGGCGGCTCGTACGAGGTGGCATCCACCAATCTGGGCCCCTCCGCCGGCCTCGTGGTCGCCTCGGCCCTGCTGGTCGACTATGTGATGACCGTGGCCGTGTCGGTGGCGTCAGGCGTCGACAACATCATCTCGGCGTTCCCGTCGCTGGCCGACTACCGGGTGCTCATGGCGCTTCTCTTCGTGGGTCTGCTCACCGCGATGAACCTGCGCGGGGTGCGCGAGTCGGGACGGGCGTTCGCGACCCCGACGTATCTGTTCGTCGCGGGCATGCTGATCATGTGCGCGACCGGGCTCCTCCGCTATCTGCTCGGCGACCCGCCGGTCGCCGACACGGCCGCGTACGGCATCGCGCCCGTCCCGGCCGACGCCGACCTGGTCGGTCTGGCACTGCTGCTGCTGGTGCTGCGGGCCTTCTCCAGCGGCTGTACGGCGCTGACGGGCGTGGAGGCGATCTCCAACGGCGTACCGGCCTTCCGCAAGCCGAAGTCGAACAACGCCGCCACCACCATGGCCGCGATGGGGATCATCGCCGTGACGATGTTCGTCGGCGTCACGACGCTCGCGATCGTCGCGAAGGTGCACATCGCCGCGGACGCCTGCCAGCTGACCGGGCTGCCCGACTGCGAGGACTACACGCAGCGCACGGTCATCGCCCAGCTGGCGGCCGCGGTCTTCGGCGGCGAGCACAGCTTCGGTTTCTACTACGTCCAGGCCGCCACCGCGCTCGTGCTGATCCTCGCGGCGAACACCGCCTTCAACGGCTTCCCGCTGCTCGCCTCGATCCTCGCCCAGCACCGCTATCTGCCGCGCCAGTTGCACAACCGCGGCGACCGGCTGGCGTTCTCCAACGGCATCCTTGCGCTCGCGGTCGTGGCCGGGCTGCTCCTGTGGGCGTACAAGGCGAACGTCACCAGCCTCATCCACCTCTACATCCTGGGCGTGTTCACCTCCTTCACGCTCTCCCAGACCGGCATGGTCCTGCACTGGAACCGGGAGCTGCGCACGGAGCGGGACCCCGCCGTGCGGCGGCGCCACCACACCGCCCGGGTCATCAACGCGACCGGCGCGGTCATCACCTGTCTGGTCCTGATCATCGTGCTGCTCACGAAGTTCACGCAGGGCGCCTGGCTGGCGGTGCTCGCCGCGGTCGTGCTGTGGGTGATGATGCGGGCCATCCGTCGCCACTACGACGCGACCTCGGCCGAGCTGGCGGTCACGGACCCGCGCAGTGAACTGGCGCCGCCCTCCCGGGTCCTGGGGATCGTGCTGGTCTCCACCCTGCACAAGCCGACGCTGCGCGCCCTCGCCTACGCCCGCGCCCTGCGGCCGGACCGGCTGGAGGCCCTCACCGTCGCCGTCGACCGCGACCGAGCGGCGGCGCTGCAACGGCAGTGGGACGAGTACCGCATCGACGTGCCGCTGAAGGTGCTGGACTCCCCGTACCGGGAGATCACCAGCTCGGTCCTGGCCTACGTCCGCTCGGTCAGGCGCGAGAGTCCGCGTGATGTGATCGCCGTGTTCATCCCGGAGTACGTCGTCGGGCACTGGTGGGAGAACCTGCTGCACAACCAGTCCGCGCTGTGGCTGAAGAGCAGGCTGCTCTTCACCCCCGGGGTGATGGTCACCAGCGTTCCCTGGCAGCTGAGTTCGTCCGTGCACGCCGACCATCCGGCGCCCCGCGCCCCCGGTGCGGTCCGCCGGGGCGAGCCGCTCCCCCGGCAGAAGTCCTGA
- a CDS encoding nuclear transport factor 2 family protein produces the protein MTQRVDLATVMDRLAIDEVITGYAVAVDDGDWSGYRALFAPEGRADYRGAGGIEGPAADVAQWLAETMRLFPVRQHLIVNRRVRLQDLGGYPGDGADAQADYVNPMRLESGEDFVCGGRYAFALVRTDGGWRLRSVTVREKWRHAAFPVPVVG, from the coding sequence ATGACGCAGCGCGTGGATCTCGCGACGGTGATGGACCGGCTGGCCATCGACGAGGTGATCACCGGGTACGCGGTGGCCGTGGACGACGGCGACTGGTCCGGCTACCGGGCCCTGTTCGCCCCGGAAGGCCGCGCCGACTACCGCGGTGCGGGCGGCATCGAGGGCCCCGCTGCGGACGTCGCGCAGTGGCTCGCCGAGACGATGCGGCTGTTTCCCGTACGGCAGCACCTGATCGTCAACCGGCGGGTGCGCCTCCAGGACCTCGGCGGCTACCCGGGCGACGGGGCGGACGCACAGGCCGACTACGTGAACCCGATGCGGCTGGAGTCGGGCGAGGACTTCGTCTGCGGCGGCCGGTACGCCTTCGCCCTGGTCCGGACGGACGGTGGCTGGCGGCTGCGTTCGGTGACCGTGCGGGAGAAGTGGCGGCACGCCGCCTTCCCCGTCCCGGTGGTCGGCTGA
- the lnt gene encoding apolipoprotein N-acyltransferase, giving the protein MRIPAGRREQLTRLLSSPWGRGAAALAAGALPALAFPAPALWWFAYAALVPWLLLIRTATTGRRAVLDGWLGGIGFLLAVHHWLVPNLHVFILLLAAMLGLLWAPWGWLVRAVLGGTPSAARAAAAIAVVPSGWLMVELVRSWEGLGGPWGLLGASQWQVEPALRLASVGGVWLVSLLVVAVNTAVVLLLTVPAARVPAVAGLCACAVAAGAVWLWAPRPERPGDVVRVAVVQPGVINGLGGAERRFARSEELTGALAGQRLDLVVWGESSVGVDLAARPDFAARVAAVSRAVGAEVLVNVDARRSDRPGIFKSTVLVGPGGPTGDRYDKMRLVPFGEYVPARALLGWVTSVGEAAGEDRMRGSRQVVLELADGPSGSGLRVGPLVCFESAFPDMSRRLVRGGAQLLVAQSATSTFQESWAPAQHASLAALRAAETGRPMVHATLTGVTAVYGPEGEQLGDRLGTDDSTAAVYEIPLARGTTPYVRFGDWPVYGALAVLAAMCAAEGLRALRRPGPPGALRKPGSGTPEPPARTAHGSAVRPGR; this is encoded by the coding sequence ATGCGGATTCCGGCGGGCCGACGGGAGCAGCTCACGAGGCTGTTGTCGTCGCCGTGGGGGCGTGGCGCGGCCGCGCTCGCGGCGGGCGCGCTGCCCGCGCTGGCCTTTCCGGCCCCGGCGCTGTGGTGGTTCGCGTACGCCGCGCTCGTGCCGTGGCTCCTGCTGATCCGTACGGCGACGACGGGGCGGCGCGCCGTCCTGGACGGCTGGCTCGGCGGCATCGGTTTCCTGCTGGCCGTGCACCACTGGCTCGTGCCGAATCTGCATGTGTTCATCCTGCTGCTGGCGGCAATGCTCGGGCTGCTGTGGGCCCCCTGGGGGTGGCTGGTCCGGGCCGTGCTGGGCGGGACGCCGTCCGCGGCCCGCGCCGCCGCCGCGATCGCCGTCGTGCCGTCGGGCTGGCTGATGGTCGAGCTCGTCCGGTCCTGGGAAGGGCTCGGCGGGCCCTGGGGCCTGCTCGGGGCGAGCCAGTGGCAGGTGGAGCCCGCGCTGCGGCTCGCCTCGGTGGGCGGGGTGTGGCTGGTGAGCCTGCTGGTGGTCGCGGTGAACACGGCGGTGGTCCTGCTGCTGACGGTTCCGGCAGCGCGCGTGCCGGCAGTGGCAGGGCTCTGCGCCTGCGCGGTGGCCGCGGGGGCGGTGTGGCTGTGGGCGCCACGGCCGGAGCGGCCGGGCGACGTGGTGCGCGTCGCCGTCGTCCAGCCGGGGGTCATCAACGGTCTCGGCGGGGCGGAGCGGCGCTTCGCCCGCAGCGAGGAGCTGACCGGCGCGCTCGCCGGGCAGCGGCTCGATCTGGTGGTCTGGGGCGAGAGCAGCGTCGGCGTGGACCTGGCGGCACGGCCGGACTTCGCCGCGCGTGTCGCTGCCGTGTCCCGTGCCGTGGGCGCCGAGGTGCTGGTCAATGTGGATGCGCGGCGCTCGGACCGACCCGGGATATTCAAAAGCACTGTGCTGGTGGGGCCGGGCGGCCCCACCGGTGACCGCTACGACAAGATGCGGCTGGTCCCCTTCGGCGAGTACGTCCCGGCGAGGGCGCTGCTCGGCTGGGTGACGTCGGTGGGCGAGGCGGCGGGCGAGGACCGTATGCGCGGCAGCCGCCAGGTGGTGCTGGAGCTGGCGGACGGGCCGTCCGGCTCCGGGCTGCGGGTGGGGCCGCTGGTCTGCTTCGAGTCGGCGTTCCCCGACATGAGCCGCCGGCTGGTGCGCGGTGGCGCCCAGCTGCTGGTGGCGCAGTCGGCGACCTCGACGTTCCAGGAGAGCTGGGCGCCCGCGCAGCATGCCTCGCTGGCGGCGCTGCGGGCGGCCGAGACGGGCCGGCCGATGGTGCATGCGACCCTCACGGGCGTCACGGCGGTGTACGGGCCCGAGGGCGAGCAGCTGGGCGACCGGCTGGGCACGGACGACAGCACCGCTGCCGTGTACGAGATCCCGCTCGCCCGGGGCACGACGCCGTACGTCCGGTTCGGGGACTGGCCGGTGTACGGCGCGCTGGCGGTGCTCGCGGCCATGTGCGCGGCCGAGGGCCTGCGGGCGCTGCGGCGGCCCGGTCCGCCCGGTGCGCTCAGGAAGCCTGGGTCAGGGACTCCTGAACCACCCGCTCGCACAGCTCATGGGTCAGCAGTGCGTCCTGGGCGCTGA
- a CDS encoding Gfo/Idh/MocA family protein has product MKVGCIGLGDIAQKAYLPVLTTRADVELHLHTRTPATLDRIAAAHHIPGDRCHTTLDSLLARGLDAAFVHAPTPVHPEIVARLLEAGVPTYVDKPIAYELADSQRLVELSERTGTTLAVGFNRRFAPGYAQCAEHPRELILMRKNRVGLPEDPRTLVLDDFIHVVDTLRFLLPGPVEHTDVRARIRDGLMHHVVLQLSGDGFTAIGMMNRMNGSTEEILEVAGQDTKREVVNLADVIDHKGQPTVRRRGDWVPVARQRGIEQSVLAFLDAVRAGKFLSAQDALLTHELCERVVQESLTQAS; this is encoded by the coding sequence GTGAAGGTCGGCTGCATCGGGCTCGGGGACATCGCGCAGAAGGCGTACCTGCCGGTGCTCACGACCCGGGCGGATGTCGAACTGCATCTGCACACCCGGACCCCCGCCACCCTCGACCGGATCGCCGCGGCCCACCACATCCCCGGCGACCGCTGCCACACCACCCTGGACTCGCTCCTCGCCCGGGGCCTGGACGCCGCCTTCGTCCACGCGCCCACCCCCGTGCACCCCGAGATCGTGGCGCGGCTCCTGGAGGCCGGCGTGCCGACGTACGTCGACAAGCCGATCGCGTACGAACTCGCCGACTCGCAGCGGCTGGTGGAGCTGTCCGAGCGCACCGGGACGACGCTCGCCGTCGGCTTCAACCGCCGCTTCGCGCCCGGCTACGCCCAGTGCGCCGAGCACCCGCGTGAGCTGATCCTGATGCGCAAGAACCGGGTCGGCCTGCCCGAGGACCCGCGCACGCTCGTCCTCGACGACTTCATCCACGTCGTCGACACCCTGCGCTTCCTGCTGCCCGGTCCCGTCGAGCACACCGACGTACGGGCCAGGATCCGCGACGGGCTGATGCACCACGTCGTGCTTCAGCTCTCCGGCGACGGATTCACCGCCATCGGCATGATGAACCGGATGAACGGCTCCACCGAGGAGATCCTCGAAGTCGCCGGGCAGGACACCAAGCGCGAGGTGGTCAACCTCGCGGACGTCATCGACCACAAGGGCCAGCCGACCGTGCGGCGGCGCGGCGACTGGGTGCCGGTGGCCCGCCAGCGCGGCATCGAGCAGTCCGTCCTCGCCTTCCTCGACGCCGTGCGCGCCGGGAAGTTCCTCAGCGCCCAGGACGCACTGCTGACCCATGAGCTGTGCGAGCGGGTGGTTCAGGAGTCCCTGACCCAGGCTTCCTGA
- a CDS encoding FAD-dependent monooxygenase: MDHPRAQRAVVIGGGIGGLTAAVALHRRGWEVTVLERAAALTPVGAGIGLAPNSQRALDTIGLGDRVRSLAAWQGDGGLRTPGGRWLSRTDSAATAERFGGPLVLLHRAALVELLTSVLPDGAVRTGATATLADAGDDHRRAVVSTASGDLEADLVVAADGINSAVRRTLFPDHPGPQYSGYTTWRVVVPAPDRPFAPHETWGRGSLWGTQPLKDGRTYAYAAAVTPAGGHAPDGERAELLRRFGDWHQPVPDIIAAAEPGGVLRHDVHHMAEPLPAYHRGRVALVGDAAHAMQPTLGQGGNQAIEDAVVLAHHAGGGTDPAAGIGQGLAAYTRERLPRTMAIVRQATRTGRLAMVTNSPAVAARNTLIAALTRLGPGLLLRGFDGIADWQPPRPTYAAGTAPSRAGTRGRQR, translated from the coding sequence ATGGACCACCCCCGCGCGCAGCGAGCGGTCGTCATCGGAGGCGGCATCGGCGGGCTCACCGCCGCCGTGGCCCTGCACCGGCGCGGCTGGGAGGTCACCGTGCTGGAACGGGCCGCCGCTCTCACCCCCGTCGGCGCCGGGATCGGCCTCGCCCCCAACTCCCAGCGCGCACTCGACACCATCGGCCTCGGCGACCGGGTCAGGTCCCTCGCGGCCTGGCAGGGCGACGGCGGACTGCGCACCCCCGGCGGCCGCTGGCTCAGCCGCACCGACAGCGCCGCCACCGCCGAGCGGTTCGGCGGCCCGCTCGTCCTCCTGCACCGCGCCGCCCTCGTGGAGCTCCTGACGTCGGTGCTGCCCGACGGAGCCGTACGCACCGGCGCGACAGCCACCCTCGCCGACGCCGGCGACGACCACCGCCGCGCCGTCGTCTCCACCGCCTCGGGCGACCTCGAAGCCGACCTCGTCGTCGCCGCGGACGGCATCAACTCCGCGGTGCGCCGCACACTCTTCCCCGACCACCCCGGACCGCAGTACTCCGGATACACCACCTGGCGCGTCGTCGTCCCCGCGCCCGACCGGCCCTTCGCCCCGCACGAGACCTGGGGCCGCGGCAGCCTGTGGGGCACCCAGCCGCTCAAGGACGGCCGGACCTACGCCTACGCCGCCGCCGTCACGCCCGCCGGCGGGCACGCTCCGGACGGCGAAAGGGCCGAACTGCTGCGCCGGTTCGGCGACTGGCACCAGCCGGTCCCCGACATCATCGCGGCCGCCGAACCCGGCGGTGTGCTCCGCCACGACGTGCACCACATGGCCGAGCCGCTGCCCGCCTACCACCGGGGCAGGGTCGCGCTCGTCGGGGACGCGGCCCACGCCATGCAGCCCACCCTCGGCCAGGGCGGCAACCAGGCCATCGAGGACGCGGTCGTGCTCGCCCACCACGCCGGCGGCGGTACCGACCCCGCTGCCGGCATCGGGCAGGGCCTCGCCGCGTACACCCGTGAACGGCTGCCGCGGACCATGGCGATCGTGCGGCAGGCCACCAGGACCGGCCGGCTGGCCATGGTGACCAATTCCCCGGCAGTCGCCGCGCGCAACACCCTCATCGCCGCCCTCACCCGGCTAGGGCCCGGCCTGCTCCTGCGCGGCTTCGACGGCATCGCCGACTGGCAGCCGCCCCGGCCCACGTATGCTGCGGGGACGGCGCCGTCCCGCGCCGGCACGCGAGGGAGGCAAAGGTGA
- a CDS encoding TetR/AcrR family transcriptional regulator, with the protein MTARTTAPRSELIADAALALLAERGMRGLTHRAVDERAGLPQGSTSNHARTRQALLEAAVRRLAEREAQVLTPAEMPVPQGGTPDLTDALALALHRYLTEHGALLVARYELALEATRRPELRAYYDRTGAAFREPLVALMAGAGSAEPERHALSLVAWCEGLMFSCAVGSYHASVPTRAELRKGFGELLRGLLGG; encoded by the coding sequence ATGACCGCACGCACCACCGCTCCCCGCTCCGAGCTGATCGCCGATGCCGCCCTGGCCCTGCTCGCGGAGCGCGGGATGCGAGGGCTCACGCACCGGGCGGTGGACGAGCGGGCCGGACTCCCCCAGGGCTCGACGTCCAATCACGCCCGCACCCGGCAGGCGCTGCTGGAGGCGGCCGTACGCCGGCTCGCGGAGCGCGAGGCCCAGGTGCTCACGCCGGCCGAGATGCCGGTCCCGCAGGGCGGCACGCCGGACCTGACGGACGCGCTGGCCCTCGCCCTGCACCGCTATCTCACCGAGCACGGCGCGCTGCTCGTGGCCCGCTACGAACTGGCCCTGGAGGCCACGCGCAGGCCCGAGTTGCGCGCGTACTACGACCGCACCGGCGCCGCGTTCCGCGAGCCGCTGGTGGCCCTGATGGCCGGGGCGGGCTCCGCCGAGCCGGAGCGGCACGCGCTGTCGCTGGTGGCCTGGTGCGAGGGGCTGATGTTCTCGTGCGCCGTGGGGTCGTACCACGCCTCCGTGCCGACCAGGGCCGAGCTGCGGAAGGGGTTCGGCGAGCTGCTGCGCGGACTGCTCGGTGGGTGA
- a CDS encoding DinB family protein, whose protein sequence is MTTTERTMPPTLAGERAMLEGWLDFHRETLAVKCAGLDDEQLRERAVPPSELSLLGLVRHMADVERTWFRRVLAAEDAPPLYYSKEDPDGEFHLTGEDTWEAAQGAWQAEIARARELAASRSLDDRAAGTNTSGEPFNLRWIYVHMIEEYARHNGHADLLRERIDGSTGF, encoded by the coding sequence ATGACGACGACTGAACGCACCATGCCGCCCACCCTCGCCGGCGAGCGCGCCATGCTGGAGGGCTGGCTCGACTTCCACCGGGAGACCCTCGCCGTGAAGTGCGCCGGGCTCGACGACGAGCAGCTGAGGGAGAGGGCCGTCCCACCGTCGGAGCTCTCGCTGCTCGGTCTCGTACGGCACATGGCGGATGTCGAGCGCACCTGGTTCCGCCGGGTCCTGGCCGCGGAGGACGCCCCGCCGCTGTACTACAGCAAGGAGGACCCGGACGGTGAGTTCCACCTGACCGGCGAGGACACCTGGGAGGCGGCACAGGGGGCCTGGCAGGCGGAGATCGCACGCGCCCGCGAGCTGGCCGCGTCGCGGTCCCTGGACGACCGGGCGGCCGGCACCAACACCAGCGGGGAGCCGTTCAACCTCCGCTGGATCTATGTCCACATGATCGAGGAGTACGCCCGGCACAACGGGCACGCGGACCTGCTCCGGGAGCGGATCGACGGCTCGACGGGATTCTGA
- the ung gene encoding uracil-DNA glycosylase, with translation MTDTDMLPESWRGVLGDELQKPYFKELVDFVEDERARGPVYPPREEVFAALDATPFDRVKVLILGQDPYHGEGQGHGLCFSVRPGVRTPPSLRNIYKEMQEELGHPVPDNGYLMPWARQGVLLLNAVLTVRAGEANSHKGKGWEKFTDAVISAVASRPDPAVFVLWGNYAQKKLPLIDEERHVVVKGAHPSPLSAKKFSGSRPFTQIDEAVAAQGHEPVDWRIPDLG, from the coding sequence GTGACCGACACCGACATGCTGCCCGAGTCCTGGCGCGGCGTCCTCGGCGATGAGCTCCAGAAGCCGTACTTCAAGGAGCTCGTCGACTTCGTCGAGGACGAGCGCGCCAGGGGGCCGGTGTACCCGCCGCGCGAGGAGGTCTTCGCGGCGCTGGACGCCACGCCCTTCGACCGGGTCAAGGTGCTGATCCTCGGCCAGGACCCGTATCACGGCGAAGGCCAGGGCCACGGCCTGTGCTTCTCGGTGCGCCCCGGCGTCAGGACCCCGCCCTCCCTGCGCAACATCTACAAGGAGATGCAGGAGGAGCTGGGCCACCCCGTGCCGGACAACGGATATCTGATGCCGTGGGCCCGTCAGGGCGTCCTGCTGCTCAACGCGGTGCTGACGGTGCGGGCGGGCGAGGCCAACTCCCACAAGGGCAAGGGGTGGGAGAAGTTCACGGACGCCGTGATCAGCGCGGTGGCCTCACGGCCCGACCCGGCGGTCTTCGTCCTCTGGGGCAACTACGCCCAGAAGAAGCTGCCGCTGATCGACGAGGAGCGCCATGTGGTGGTGAAGGGCGCCCACCCGTCGCCGCTCTCGGCGAAGAAGTTCTCCGGCTCCCGGCCGTTCACGCAGATCGACGAGGCCGTGGCCGCCCAGGGCCATGAGCCGGTCGACTGGCGCATCCCCGATCTCGGCTGA